Proteins co-encoded in one Columba livia isolate bColLiv1 breed racing homer chromosome 14, bColLiv1.pat.W.v2, whole genome shotgun sequence genomic window:
- the MAML1 gene encoding mastermind-like protein 1 isoform X2, whose protein sequence is MVLPPCPMAEFVVPRHSAVMERLRRRIELCRRHHSACESRYQAVSPERLELERQQTFALHQRCLQTKAKRAGKHRQPPPAPPPPAPPPPATAVAGSADRTGANGLEAEAASGEQHGRSSTLIALHETVKRKLDSAASPQNGDQQNGYGDVFSVSKKLRRDDGLGGVSGSSNGMPPVSPLHHLDKKSGSGDTLQLNGKHPMGLDGISKKCLPDTNLQMNGGGDADDSFPLSLNKELKQEPVDDLPCMIAGAGGSISQNNLMPDLNLNEQEWKELIEELNRSVPDEDMKDLFNEDFEEKKDADSSNSAAQTPLPQDINIKTEFSPAPFEQEQMGSPQVRSTSSGPAFIGAPSVPVSAASPAVGSSQAIFQPSSQSMTENPTQPMMQASNHSQNVQRPLPNVLLPGKGAGSAKEMSSAHQLQQIAAKQKRDQMLQNQQQASQVHQTNQMSTWQQSGPSHSPLAVPYTMENPTSPSVYQPDFNNQKLMMPNMGNKSSPRAGGNYHVNILGHQQNSLNQNPVNSQGSMLDYGNTKPLSHYKAECEQGVPVSGQNKPPMLAYIQQRQQAPLAHVSDDQNGMILLKPKSGNIAYRLPHSQDQTPSANVPRVPVSVPGPGLGAQAPNVSMAGNHSNPSYISNQQQAAAMKQHQMLMDQQKQREQQQKHLLMEQQKQQFLMEQRQQHLLAEQEKQRQQQEQQLQRHLTRPPPQYQDQPQNPYQQQVGQFTGSSSAMPGVSNLGQSSSSSPRMFPQTQNMIQMGPGHSSVPPLQSGSSQQDRGVTQYTNMQNIQRGGLYNLASGMTQMVPQHAAPSANGQPPMQRQGSLGQGAAVTAAYAQNTLANSSISQQHNKGALNPTLSKPQMARVPAAMGAQNPSWQHQGIPNMNNQTQANSGLGPFTASSSFHMQQTHLKMANQQFAQGMPQVSLSTSRPMTSMNAAVSGQLLSSSLGVQQRTNPQQVPSQQVLPGMNQTVPDLNAFNQNPNQQMPNRGNLHCSQGYPVRTTSQELPFAYSGQSGNNGLQNLTGDTDLIDSLLKNRTSEEWMNDLDELLGTH, encoded by the exons ATGGTGCTGCCCCCCTGCCCCATGGCGGAGTTCGTGGTGCCGCGGCACAGCGCGGTCATGGAGCGGCTCCGCCGGCGCATCGAGCTCTGCCGGCGGCACCACAGCGCCTGCGAGTCCCGCTACCAGGCCGTGTCCCCGGAGCGCCTGGAACTGGAGCGCCAGCAAACCTTCGCCCTGCACCAGCGCTGCCTGCAGACCAAGGCCAAGCGGGCCGGCAAGCACCGGCAGCCgcccccggcgccgccgccgcccgcgcccCCTCCGCCGGCCACCGCCGTCGCGGGAAGCGCCGACAGGACCGGAGCCAACGGGCTGGAGGCCGAGGCGGCGAGCGGCGAGCAGCACGGCCGCAGCAGCACGTTGATCGCG CTCCATGAGACTGTGAAAAGAAAGCTCGATAGTGCCGCTTCCCCGCAGAACGGAGACCAGCAGAATGGCTACGGTGATGTCTTTTCTGTGTCCAAGAAACTGCGTCGTGATGATGGTCTTGGTGGAGTGAGTGGTTCTTCCAATGGAATGCCCCCTGTgtctccactccatcatctcgACAAGAAATCTGGCAGCGGAGATACCTTACAGCTTAACGGAAAACATCCGATGGGGCTGGATGGCATCAGCAAGAAGTGTCTTCCAGATACCAACCTGCAGATGAATGGAGGTGGTGATGCCGATGACTCATTTCCTCTGAGTTTGAACAAAGAGCTGAAGCAGGAGCCTGTAGATGATCTTCCATGTATGATTGCTGGAGCAGGGGGTTCTATCTCGCAGAATAACTTGATGCCCGATCTTAATCTTAATGAGCAAGAGTGGAAAGAACTTATTGAGGAGCTTAATAGATCAGTGCCTGATGAAGACATGAAGGATCTCTTTAATGAAGACtttgaagagaagaaagacgcAGATTCTTCAAATTCAGCTGCACAGACTCCGTTGCCACAAGATATTAACATAAAGACTGAGTTCTCCCCAGCACCCTTTGAACAGGAACAGATGGGATCTCCTCAGGTTAGATCCACTTCTTCAGGTCCAGCATTTATTGGTGCTCCTTCTGTACCTGTAAGTGCCGCTTCTCCAGCGGTTGGTAGTTCTCAGGCTATATTTCAGCCTTCCAGTCAATCAATGACTGAAAATCCTACTCAGCCCATGATGCAGGCATCAAACCACTCTCAAAACGTCCAGAGGCCTCTCCCCAATGTGTTGTTACCTGGGAAGGGTGCAGGAAGTGCCAAAGAAATGTCTTCTGCTCATCAACTTCAGCAGATTGCTGCCAAGCAGAAGAGAGACCAGATGTTGCAGAACCAGCAACAAGCTTCACAAGTTCACCAGACAAATCAAATGTCTACTTGGCAACAGTCTGGGCCTTCTCATAGTCCACTGGCTGTCCCATATACCATGGAAAACCCCACCAGCCCGTCAGTTTACCAGCCAGACTTCAACAATCAAAAACTCATGATGCCTAATATGGGAAACAAAAGCTCGCCGAGAGCTGGAGGCAATTACCATGTGAACATTTTGGGTCATCAGCAAAACAGCTTGAACCAGAACCCTGTGAATAGTCAAGGCTCGATGCTGGACTATGGGAACACCAAACCCCTTTCACATTACAAAGCAGAATGTGAACAGGGGGTTCCAGTATCTGGGCAGAACAAGCCCCCCATGTTGGCCTACATCCAACAACGCCAGCAGGCACCGCTGGCTCACGTGAGCGATGACCAAAATGGGATGATCCTGTTGAAACCCAAATCTGGAAACATTGCCTACCGACTACCGCACAGTCAG GATCAAACCCCTTCTGCTAACGTTCCTCGCGTTCCTGTTTCTGTCCCGGgccctggcctgggtgcccAGGCTCCCAATGTCTCCATGGCAGGTAACCACAGCAACCCATCCTATATCAGCAATCAGCAGCAAGCGGCAGCGATGAAGCAGCACCAAATGCTGATGGACCAGCAGAAGCAGAGGGAGCAGCAACAAAAGCACTTGCTCAtggagcagcagaagcagcaattcCTGATGGAGCAGAGACAGCAACATCTTCTGGCCGAGCAG GAGAAACAGCggcagcagcaagagcagcagctgcagcggcACCTGACTCGACCACCTCCCCAGTATCAGGATCAGCCGCAGAATCCGTATCAGCAACAGGTTGGGCAGTTCACAG GGTCATCTTCAGCCATGCCTGGGGTCAGTAATTTAGGACAGTCCAGCTCCAGTAGTCCACGGATGTTTCCTCAGACCCAGAACATGATTCAGATGGGACCTGGACACAGTTCTGTTCCTCCACTCCAGTCGGGCTCCAGTCAGCAGGACCGAGGGGTGACTCAATATACCAATATGCAAAACATTCAGCGAGGGGGATTATACAACTTGGCATCTGGTATGACACAGATGGTTCCCCAGCACGCAGCTCCAAGTGCCAATGGACAGCCACCCATGCAGAGACAAGGCAGCTTGGGCCAGGGCGCTGCCGTTACCGCTGCGTACGCCCAGAACACCTTAGCAAACTCAAGTATTTCTCAGCAGCACAATAAAGGTGCGCTGAATCCAACCTTATCTAAGCCACAGATGGCAAGAGTACCAGCTGCTATGGGGGCTCAAAATCCATCTTGGCAGCACCAGGGTATCCCTAATATGAACAACCAGACACAAGCGAACAGTGGCTTAGGACCATTTACTGCCAGCTCCTCTTTCCACATGCAGCAAACTCATCTAAAGATGGCCAACCAGCAGTTTGCCCAAGGAATGCCTCAGGTAAGCCTCAGCACCAGCCGCCCGATGACCTCCATGAACGCTGCTGTCTCTGGGCAGCTGTTGTCGTCATCTTTAGGGGTGCAGCAGCGGACAAACCCACAGCAGGTACCCTCCCAGCAAGTCTTGCCTGGCATGAACCAGACTGTTCCAGATCTGAATGCTTTCAACCAGAATCCGAATCAGCAAATGCCCAACAGAGGGAATCTGCACTGTAGTCAAGGGTACCCTGTGAGGACAACCAGTCAAGAGCTGCCTTTTGCCTACAGCGGCCAATCGGGCAATAACGGACTTCAGAATCTAACTGGTGACACAGACCTGATAGACTCTTTGCTGAAAAACAGGACTTCAGAGGAGTGGATGAATGATTTGGATGAGTTGTTAGGAACTCATTAA
- the MAML1 gene encoding mastermind-like protein 1 isoform X1: MVLPPCPMAEFVVPRHSAVMERLRRRIELCRRHHSACESRYQAVSPERLELERQQTFALHQRCLQTKAKRAGKHRQPPPAPPPPAPPPPATAVAGSADRTGANGLEAEAASGEQHGRSSTLIAQLHETVKRKLDSAASPQNGDQQNGYGDVFSVSKKLRRDDGLGGVSGSSNGMPPVSPLHHLDKKSGSGDTLQLNGKHPMGLDGISKKCLPDTNLQMNGGGDADDSFPLSLNKELKQEPVDDLPCMIAGAGGSISQNNLMPDLNLNEQEWKELIEELNRSVPDEDMKDLFNEDFEEKKDADSSNSAAQTPLPQDINIKTEFSPAPFEQEQMGSPQVRSTSSGPAFIGAPSVPVSAASPAVGSSQAIFQPSSQSMTENPTQPMMQASNHSQNVQRPLPNVLLPGKGAGSAKEMSSAHQLQQIAAKQKRDQMLQNQQQASQVHQTNQMSTWQQSGPSHSPLAVPYTMENPTSPSVYQPDFNNQKLMMPNMGNKSSPRAGGNYHVNILGHQQNSLNQNPVNSQGSMLDYGNTKPLSHYKAECEQGVPVSGQNKPPMLAYIQQRQQAPLAHVSDDQNGMILLKPKSGNIAYRLPHSQDQTPSANVPRVPVSVPGPGLGAQAPNVSMAGNHSNPSYISNQQQAAAMKQHQMLMDQQKQREQQQKHLLMEQQKQQFLMEQRQQHLLAEQEKQRQQQEQQLQRHLTRPPPQYQDQPQNPYQQQVGQFTGSSSAMPGVSNLGQSSSSSPRMFPQTQNMIQMGPGHSSVPPLQSGSSQQDRGVTQYTNMQNIQRGGLYNLASGMTQMVPQHAAPSANGQPPMQRQGSLGQGAAVTAAYAQNTLANSSISQQHNKGALNPTLSKPQMARVPAAMGAQNPSWQHQGIPNMNNQTQANSGLGPFTASSSFHMQQTHLKMANQQFAQGMPQVSLSTSRPMTSMNAAVSGQLLSSSLGVQQRTNPQQVPSQQVLPGMNQTVPDLNAFNQNPNQQMPNRGNLHCSQGYPVRTTSQELPFAYSGQSGNNGLQNLTGDTDLIDSLLKNRTSEEWMNDLDELLGTH, translated from the exons ATGGTGCTGCCCCCCTGCCCCATGGCGGAGTTCGTGGTGCCGCGGCACAGCGCGGTCATGGAGCGGCTCCGCCGGCGCATCGAGCTCTGCCGGCGGCACCACAGCGCCTGCGAGTCCCGCTACCAGGCCGTGTCCCCGGAGCGCCTGGAACTGGAGCGCCAGCAAACCTTCGCCCTGCACCAGCGCTGCCTGCAGACCAAGGCCAAGCGGGCCGGCAAGCACCGGCAGCCgcccccggcgccgccgccgcccgcgcccCCTCCGCCGGCCACCGCCGTCGCGGGAAGCGCCGACAGGACCGGAGCCAACGGGCTGGAGGCCGAGGCGGCGAGCGGCGAGCAGCACGGCCGCAGCAGCACGTTGATCGCG caGCTCCATGAGACTGTGAAAAGAAAGCTCGATAGTGCCGCTTCCCCGCAGAACGGAGACCAGCAGAATGGCTACGGTGATGTCTTTTCTGTGTCCAAGAAACTGCGTCGTGATGATGGTCTTGGTGGAGTGAGTGGTTCTTCCAATGGAATGCCCCCTGTgtctccactccatcatctcgACAAGAAATCTGGCAGCGGAGATACCTTACAGCTTAACGGAAAACATCCGATGGGGCTGGATGGCATCAGCAAGAAGTGTCTTCCAGATACCAACCTGCAGATGAATGGAGGTGGTGATGCCGATGACTCATTTCCTCTGAGTTTGAACAAAGAGCTGAAGCAGGAGCCTGTAGATGATCTTCCATGTATGATTGCTGGAGCAGGGGGTTCTATCTCGCAGAATAACTTGATGCCCGATCTTAATCTTAATGAGCAAGAGTGGAAAGAACTTATTGAGGAGCTTAATAGATCAGTGCCTGATGAAGACATGAAGGATCTCTTTAATGAAGACtttgaagagaagaaagacgcAGATTCTTCAAATTCAGCTGCACAGACTCCGTTGCCACAAGATATTAACATAAAGACTGAGTTCTCCCCAGCACCCTTTGAACAGGAACAGATGGGATCTCCTCAGGTTAGATCCACTTCTTCAGGTCCAGCATTTATTGGTGCTCCTTCTGTACCTGTAAGTGCCGCTTCTCCAGCGGTTGGTAGTTCTCAGGCTATATTTCAGCCTTCCAGTCAATCAATGACTGAAAATCCTACTCAGCCCATGATGCAGGCATCAAACCACTCTCAAAACGTCCAGAGGCCTCTCCCCAATGTGTTGTTACCTGGGAAGGGTGCAGGAAGTGCCAAAGAAATGTCTTCTGCTCATCAACTTCAGCAGATTGCTGCCAAGCAGAAGAGAGACCAGATGTTGCAGAACCAGCAACAAGCTTCACAAGTTCACCAGACAAATCAAATGTCTACTTGGCAACAGTCTGGGCCTTCTCATAGTCCACTGGCTGTCCCATATACCATGGAAAACCCCACCAGCCCGTCAGTTTACCAGCCAGACTTCAACAATCAAAAACTCATGATGCCTAATATGGGAAACAAAAGCTCGCCGAGAGCTGGAGGCAATTACCATGTGAACATTTTGGGTCATCAGCAAAACAGCTTGAACCAGAACCCTGTGAATAGTCAAGGCTCGATGCTGGACTATGGGAACACCAAACCCCTTTCACATTACAAAGCAGAATGTGAACAGGGGGTTCCAGTATCTGGGCAGAACAAGCCCCCCATGTTGGCCTACATCCAACAACGCCAGCAGGCACCGCTGGCTCACGTGAGCGATGACCAAAATGGGATGATCCTGTTGAAACCCAAATCTGGAAACATTGCCTACCGACTACCGCACAGTCAG GATCAAACCCCTTCTGCTAACGTTCCTCGCGTTCCTGTTTCTGTCCCGGgccctggcctgggtgcccAGGCTCCCAATGTCTCCATGGCAGGTAACCACAGCAACCCATCCTATATCAGCAATCAGCAGCAAGCGGCAGCGATGAAGCAGCACCAAATGCTGATGGACCAGCAGAAGCAGAGGGAGCAGCAACAAAAGCACTTGCTCAtggagcagcagaagcagcaattcCTGATGGAGCAGAGACAGCAACATCTTCTGGCCGAGCAG GAGAAACAGCggcagcagcaagagcagcagctgcagcggcACCTGACTCGACCACCTCCCCAGTATCAGGATCAGCCGCAGAATCCGTATCAGCAACAGGTTGGGCAGTTCACAG GGTCATCTTCAGCCATGCCTGGGGTCAGTAATTTAGGACAGTCCAGCTCCAGTAGTCCACGGATGTTTCCTCAGACCCAGAACATGATTCAGATGGGACCTGGACACAGTTCTGTTCCTCCACTCCAGTCGGGCTCCAGTCAGCAGGACCGAGGGGTGACTCAATATACCAATATGCAAAACATTCAGCGAGGGGGATTATACAACTTGGCATCTGGTATGACACAGATGGTTCCCCAGCACGCAGCTCCAAGTGCCAATGGACAGCCACCCATGCAGAGACAAGGCAGCTTGGGCCAGGGCGCTGCCGTTACCGCTGCGTACGCCCAGAACACCTTAGCAAACTCAAGTATTTCTCAGCAGCACAATAAAGGTGCGCTGAATCCAACCTTATCTAAGCCACAGATGGCAAGAGTACCAGCTGCTATGGGGGCTCAAAATCCATCTTGGCAGCACCAGGGTATCCCTAATATGAACAACCAGACACAAGCGAACAGTGGCTTAGGACCATTTACTGCCAGCTCCTCTTTCCACATGCAGCAAACTCATCTAAAGATGGCCAACCAGCAGTTTGCCCAAGGAATGCCTCAGGTAAGCCTCAGCACCAGCCGCCCGATGACCTCCATGAACGCTGCTGTCTCTGGGCAGCTGTTGTCGTCATCTTTAGGGGTGCAGCAGCGGACAAACCCACAGCAGGTACCCTCCCAGCAAGTCTTGCCTGGCATGAACCAGACTGTTCCAGATCTGAATGCTTTCAACCAGAATCCGAATCAGCAAATGCCCAACAGAGGGAATCTGCACTGTAGTCAAGGGTACCCTGTGAGGACAACCAGTCAAGAGCTGCCTTTTGCCTACAGCGGCCAATCGGGCAATAACGGACTTCAGAATCTAACTGGTGACACAGACCTGATAGACTCTTTGCTGAAAAACAGGACTTCAGAGGAGTGGATGAATGATTTGGATGAGTTGTTAGGAACTCATTAA